In one Rhinopithecus roxellana isolate Shanxi Qingling chromosome 1, ASM756505v1, whole genome shotgun sequence genomic region, the following are encoded:
- the KCNMB2 gene encoding calcium-activated potassium channel subunit beta-2 isoform X2: MRCGSFCHSSRTSTIRKGDPGPTFSKMFIWTSGRTSSSYRHDEKRNIYQKIRDHDLLDKRKTVTALKAGEDRAILLGLAMMVCSIMMYFLLGITLLRSYMQSVWTEESQCTLLNASITETFNCSFSCGPDCWKLSQYPCLQVYVNLTSSGEKLLLYHTEETIKINQKCSYIPKCGKNFEESMSLVNVVMENFRKYQHFSCYSDPEGNQKSVILTKLYSSNVLFHSLFWPTCMMAGGVAIVAMVKLTQYLSLLCERIQRINR, from the exons GTCTTTTTGCCATTCCTCCAGGACATCCACCATAAGGAAAGGAGACCCTGGACCAACATTCTCTAAGATGTTTATATGGACCAGTGGCCGGACCTCTTCATCTTATAGACATGATGAAAAAAG AAATATTTACCAGAAAATCAGAGACCATGACCTCCTGGACAAAAGGAAAACAGTCACAGCACTGAAGGCAGGAGAGGACCGAGCCATTCTCCTGGGACTGGCCATGATGGTGTGCTCCATCATGATGTACTTTCTGCTGGGAATCACACTCCTGCGCTCATACATGCAGAG CGTGTGGACCGAAGAGTCTCAATGCACCTTGCTGAATGCATCCATCACGGAAACATTTAATTGCTCCTTCAGCTGCGGTCCAGACTGCTGGAAACTTTCTCAGTACCCCTGCCTCCAGGTGTACGTTAACCTGACTTCTTCCGGGGAAAAGCTCCTCCTCTACCACACAGAAGAGACGATAAAAATCAATCAGAAG TGCTCCTATATACCTAAGTGTGGAAAAAATTTTGAAGAATCCATGTCCCTGGTGAATGTTGTCATGGAAAACTTCAGGAAGTATCAACACTTTTCCTGCTATTCTGACCCAGAAGGAAACCAGAAGAGCGTTATCCTAACCAAACTCTACAGTTCCAACGTGCTGTTCCATTCACTCTTCTGGCCAACCTGTATGATGGCTGGGGGCGTGGCAATTGTTGCCATGGTGAAACTTACACAGTACCTCTCCCTACTCTGTGAGAGGATCCAACGGATCAATAGATAA
- the KCNMB2 gene encoding calcium-activated potassium channel subunit beta-2 isoform X3: MFIWTSGRTSSSYRHDEKRNIYQKIRDHDLLDKRKTVTALKAGEDRAILLGLAMMVCSIMMYFLLGITLLRSYMQSVWTEESQCTLLNASITETFNCSFSCGPDCWKLSQYPCLQVYVNLTSSGEKLLLYHTEETIKINQKCSYIPKCGKNFEESMSLVNVVMENFRKYQHFSCYSDPEGNQKSVILTKLYSSNVLFHSLFWPTCMMAGGVAIVAMVKLTQYLSLLCERIQRINR, translated from the exons ATGTTTATATGGACCAGTGGCCGGACCTCTTCATCTTATAGACATGATGAAAAAAG AAATATTTACCAGAAAATCAGAGACCATGACCTCCTGGACAAAAGGAAAACAGTCACAGCACTGAAGGCAGGAGAGGACCGAGCCATTCTCCTGGGACTGGCCATGATGGTGTGCTCCATCATGATGTACTTTCTGCTGGGAATCACACTCCTGCGCTCATACATGCAGAG CGTGTGGACCGAAGAGTCTCAATGCACCTTGCTGAATGCATCCATCACGGAAACATTTAATTGCTCCTTCAGCTGCGGTCCAGACTGCTGGAAACTTTCTCAGTACCCCTGCCTCCAGGTGTACGTTAACCTGACTTCTTCCGGGGAAAAGCTCCTCCTCTACCACACAGAAGAGACGATAAAAATCAATCAGAAG TGCTCCTATATACCTAAGTGTGGAAAAAATTTTGAAGAATCCATGTCCCTGGTGAATGTTGTCATGGAAAACTTCAGGAAGTATCAACACTTTTCCTGCTATTCTGACCCAGAAGGAAACCAGAAGAGCGTTATCCTAACCAAACTCTACAGTTCCAACGTGCTGTTCCATTCACTCTTCTGGCCAACCTGTATGATGGCTGGGGGCGTGGCAATTGTTGCCATGGTGAAACTTACACAGTACCTCTCCCTACTCTGTGAGAGGATCCAACGGATCAATAGATAA
- the KCNMB2 gene encoding calcium-activated potassium channel subunit beta-2 isoform X1, translating into MQCDLLNNTQKADRSFCHSSRTSTIRKGDPGPTFSKMFIWTSGRTSSSYRHDEKRNIYQKIRDHDLLDKRKTVTALKAGEDRAILLGLAMMVCSIMMYFLLGITLLRSYMQSVWTEESQCTLLNASITETFNCSFSCGPDCWKLSQYPCLQVYVNLTSSGEKLLLYHTEETIKINQKCSYIPKCGKNFEESMSLVNVVMENFRKYQHFSCYSDPEGNQKSVILTKLYSSNVLFHSLFWPTCMMAGGVAIVAMVKLTQYLSLLCERIQRINR; encoded by the exons GTCTTTTTGCCATTCCTCCAGGACATCCACCATAAGGAAAGGAGACCCTGGACCAACATTCTCTAAGATGTTTATATGGACCAGTGGCCGGACCTCTTCATCTTATAGACATGATGAAAAAAG AAATATTTACCAGAAAATCAGAGACCATGACCTCCTGGACAAAAGGAAAACAGTCACAGCACTGAAGGCAGGAGAGGACCGAGCCATTCTCCTGGGACTGGCCATGATGGTGTGCTCCATCATGATGTACTTTCTGCTGGGAATCACACTCCTGCGCTCATACATGCAGAG CGTGTGGACCGAAGAGTCTCAATGCACCTTGCTGAATGCATCCATCACGGAAACATTTAATTGCTCCTTCAGCTGCGGTCCAGACTGCTGGAAACTTTCTCAGTACCCCTGCCTCCAGGTGTACGTTAACCTGACTTCTTCCGGGGAAAAGCTCCTCCTCTACCACACAGAAGAGACGATAAAAATCAATCAGAAG TGCTCCTATATACCTAAGTGTGGAAAAAATTTTGAAGAATCCATGTCCCTGGTGAATGTTGTCATGGAAAACTTCAGGAAGTATCAACACTTTTCCTGCTATTCTGACCCAGAAGGAAACCAGAAGAGCGTTATCCTAACCAAACTCTACAGTTCCAACGTGCTGTTCCATTCACTCTTCTGGCCAACCTGTATGATGGCTGGGGGCGTGGCAATTGTTGCCATGGTGAAACTTACACAGTACCTCTCCCTACTCTGTGAGAGGATCCAACGGATCAATAGATAA